A window from Mus caroli chromosome 2, CAROLI_EIJ_v1.1, whole genome shotgun sequence encodes these proteins:
- the Mapkbp1 gene encoding mitogen-activated protein kinase-binding protein 1 isoform X1 yields MMAGEGSTITSRIKNLLRSPSIKLRRSKAGNRREDLSSKVTLEKVLGVTVSGGRGLACDPRSGLVAYPAGCVVVLFNPRKHKQHHILNSSRKTITALAFSPDGKYLVTGESGHMPAVRVWDVAERSQVAELQEHKYGVACVAFSPSAKYIVSVGYQHDMIVNVWAWKKNIVVASNKVSSRVTAVSFSEDCSYFVTAGNRHIKFWYLDDSKTSKVNATVPLLGRSGLLGELRNNLFTDVACGRGKKADSTFCITSSGLLCEFSDRRLLDKWVELRNTDSFTTTVAHCISVSQEYIFCGCADGTVRLFNPSNLHFLSTLPRPHALGTDIASITEASRLFSGGVNARYPDTIALTFDPTNQWLSCVYNDHSIYVWDVRDPKKVGKVYSALYHSSCVWSVEVYPEIKDSHQACLPPSSFITCSSDNTIRLWNTESSGVHGSTLHRNILSNDLIKIIYVDGNTQALLDTELPGGDKADGSLMDPRVGIRSVCISPNGQHLASGDRMGTLRIHELQSLSEMLKVEAHDSEILCLEYSKPDTGLKLLASASRDRLIHVLDAGREYSLQQTLDEHSSSITAVKFAASDGQVRMISCGADKSIYFRTAQKSGEGVQFTRTHHVVRKTTLYDMDVEPSWKYTAIGCQDRNIRIFNISSGKQKKLFKGSQGEDGTLIKVQTDPSGIYIATSCSDKNLSIFDFSSGECVATMFGHSEIVTGMKFSNDCKHLISVSGDSCIFVWRLSSEMTISMRQRLAELRQRQRGIKQQGPTSPQRASGAKQHHAPVVPPSGPALSSDSDKEGEDEGTEEEELPALPILSKSTKKELGSSPALLRSLSHWEMSRAQDTMEFLDPAPVANTGPKRRGRWAQPGVELSVRSMLDLRQLETLAPSPRGPSQDSLAVSPAGPGKHGPQAPELSCVSQNERAPRLQTSQPCSCPHIIQLLSQEEGVFAQDLEPEPIEDGIVYPEPSDSPTMDTSSAFQVQAPTGGSLGRMYPGNRGSEKHSPDSACSVDYSSSRLSSPEHPNEDSESTEPLSVDGISSDLEEPAEGDEEEEEEGGTGLCGLQEGGPRTPDQEQFLKQHFETLANGTAPGGPARVLERTESRSISSRFLLQVQTSPLREPSLSSSGLALMSRPDQVSQVSGEQLKGSGATPPGAPPEMEPSSGNSGPKQVAPVLLPRRRNNVDNSWASKKMAATRPLAGLQKAQSVHSLVPQDEVPSSRPLLFREAETQGSLGSLPQAGGCSSQPHSYQNHTTSSMAKLARSISVGENPGLTTEPQAPAPIRISPFNKLALPSRAHLVLDIPKPLPDRPTLTTFSPVSKGLAHNETEQSGPLVSLGKAHTTVEKHSCLGEGATHKSRTECQAHPGPNHPCAQQLPVNNLLQGPESLQPLSPEKTRNPVESSRPGVALSQDSELALSLQQCEQLVAELQGNVRQAVELYRVVTSCKTPSAEQSHITRLLRDTFSSVRQELEALAGAVLSSPGGSPGAVGAEQTQALLEQYSELLLRAVERRMERRL; encoded by the exons GTGACCTTGGAGAAGGTCCTGGGAGTAACAGTATCTGGAGGAAGAGGACTTGCTTGTGACCCCCGATCTGGCTTAGTTGCCTACCCAGCAGG GTGTGTGGTCGTCCTCTTCAATCCCCGGAAGCACAAACAGCACCACATCCTCAACAGCTCCAG GAAAACCATTACTGCCCTTGCCTTCTCCCCTGATGGCAAGTACTTGGTCACTGGAGAG AGTGGGCACATGCCTGCCGTGCGGGTTTGGGATGTGGCTGAACGTAGCCAGGTGGCAGAGCTACAGGAGCATAAGTATGGTGTGGCTTGTGTGGCTTTCTCCCCAAGTGCCAAGTACATTGTGTCTGTGGGCTACCAGCATGACATGATTGTCAACGTGTGGGCCTGGAAG AAAAACATCGTAGTGGCCTCCAACAAAGTATCTAGTCGGGTAACCGCAGTGTCCTTTTCTGAAGACTGCAGCTACTTTGTCACTGCAGGCAACCGGCACATCAAATTCTGGTACCTGGATGACAGTAAGACCTCAAAG GTGAATGCCACTGTGCCCCTGCTGGGCCGCTCAGGGCTGCTGGGGGAGCTGAGGAACAACCTGTTCACTGATGTGGCCTGTGGCCGAGGGAAAAAGGCTGACAGCACTTTCTGTATCACGTCGTCGGGGCTGCTGTGCGAGTTCAGCGATCGCAGGCTTCTGGACAAATGGGTGGAGCTAAGG AACACAGACAGCTTCACA ACCACTGTGGCCCACTGCATCTCTGTCAGCCAAGAATACATCTTCTGTGGCTGTGCTGATGGCACTGTGCGCCTTTTCAACCCTTCCAACCTGCACTTCCTCAGCACCCTACCCAGACCCCATGCCCTTGGAACAGACATTGCCAGCATCACTGAGGCCAG TCGCCTCTTTTCTGGAGGGGTCAATGCAAGGTACCCAGACACCATTGCCTTGACCTTCGATCCAACTAATCAGTGGCTATCTTGTGTATACAACGACCACAGCATCTATGTTTGGGATGTGAGGGACCCCAAGAAAGTGGGGAAGGTGTACTCCGCTCTGTATCACTCCTCCTGTGTCTGGAGTGTGGAG GTCTACCCTGAGATCAAGGACAGTCACCAGGCCTGTCTTCCCCCCAGTTCCTTTATTACTTGCTCCTCAGACAACACCATCCGCCTGTGGAACacagagagctctggggtacaTGGCTCTACCCTGCACCGCAACATCCTCAGCAAT GATCTCATTAAGATCATCTATGTGGATGGGAACACTCAGGCTTTGTTGGACACTGAGCTGCCTGGAGGAGACAAAGCTGATGGGTCGCTGATGGACCCCCGAGTGGGCATCCGGTCCGTGTGTATTAGTCCCAATGGGCAGCACCTGGCCTCGGGAGACCGCATGGGGACACTTAG GATACATGAACTGCAGTCCTTGAGTGAGATGCTGAAAGTGGAGGCCCACGACTCTGAGATCTTGTGCCTGGAGTACTCTAAGCCAGACACAG GTTTGAAACTGCTAGCATCGGCAAGCCGGGACCGTCTGATCCACGTGCTGGATGCTGGCCGGGAATATAGTCTACAGCAGACACTGGACGAGCATTCATCTTCCATCACTGCTGTCAAGTTTGCAG CCAGTGATGGGCAAGTGCGAATGATTAGCTGTGGTGCAGACAAGAGCATTTACTTCCGAACTGCACAGAAG TCTGGAGAAGGAGTACAATTTACACGAACGCACCACGTGGTACGGAAGACAACTCTCTATGACATGGACGTGGAGCCCAGCTGGAAGTACACGGCCATCGGCTGCCAAGACCGGAATATTCG GATCTTTAACATTAGCAGCGGAAAGCAGAAAAAGCTGTTTAAAGGGTCACAGGGTGAAGATGGCACTCTCATTAAG GTGCAGACAGACCCCTCAGGGATCTACATTGCCACTAGCTGTTCCGATAAGAATCTCTCCATTTTTGACTTCTCCTCAGGCGAGTGTGTGGCCACCATGTTTGGCCACTCAG AGATTGTCACTGGCATGAAATTTAGTAACGATTGCAAACATCTCATCTCTGTGTCAGGGGACAG CTGCATCTTTGTCTGGCGTCTGAGCTCTGAGATGACCATCAGCATGAGGCAGCGCCTGGCTGAACTGCGGCAGCGCCAGCGAGGGATCAAGCAGCAAGGACCAACCTCTCCCCAGAGGGCTTCTGGAGCCAAGCA GCACCATGCTCCAGTGGTACCCCCTTCTGGACCAGCTCTTTCCTCAGACAGTGACAAGGAGGGAGAAGATGAGGGTACTGAAGAAGAAGAACTGCCAGCTCTGCCCATCCTTAGCAAGAGCACCAAGAAAGAACTAG GCTCTAGTCCAGCCTTGCTCCGAAGCCTGTCCCACTGGGAAATGAGTCGG GCACAGGACACCATGGAGTTCCTGGACCCAGCTCCTGTAGCTAACACAGGACCTAAAAGAAGAGGGCGCTGGGCTCAGCCAGGTGTGGAGCTCAGTGTTCGCTCCATGTTGGACTTGAGACAGCTAGAGACCTTAGCCCCGAGCCCTCGAGGCCCTAGCCAGGACTCACTGGCTGTGTCCCCAGCTGGTCCTGGGAAGCATGGTCCACAGGCCCCTGAGCTGTCATGTGTCAGTCAG AATGAAAGGGCCCCTCGGCTTCAGACCTCCCAACCCTGCTCCTGCCCCCACATTATCCAATTGTTGTCACAAGAGGAAGGAGTCTTTGCCCAAGATCTGGAGCCTGAACCCATTGAAGATGGTATTGTCTACCCGGAACCCAGTGACAGCCCTACCATGGATACCAG CAGTGCGTTTCAGGTGCAGGCTCCAACTGGAGGATCCCTAGGAAGAATGTACCCAGGCAACAGGGGCTCAGAAAAGCACAGTCCTGACAGTGCATGCTCTGTGGATTACAGCAGCAGCCGGCTTTCCAGCCCTGAACACCCTAATGAAG aCTCTGAGAGCACAGAGCCCCTAAGTGTGGATGGCATCTCCTCAGACCTGGAAGAGCCAGCCGAGggtgatgaagaggaggaagaagagggaggcaCTGGCCTCTGTGGGCTACAGGAAGGCGGCCCTCGTACCCCGGATCAGGAACAGTTTCTAAAACAGCACTTTGAGACTCTGGCCAATGGGACTGCTCCAG GGGGCCCAGCACGGGTGCTAGAGAGGACAGAGTCTCGGAGCATCTCATCACGATTCCTTCTGCAAGTGCAGACCTCCCCACTCAG GGAACCATCCCTATCCTCCTCAGGCTTGGCCCTGATGTCCAGACCTGACCAGGTATCACAGGTGTCTGGTGAGCAGCTGAAAGGCAGTGGTGCCACTCCTCCAGGAGCACCCCCAGAAATGGAACCCTCTTCTGGCAACTCAGGCCCCAAGCAGGTGGCTCCTGTGCTGTTGCCACGACGGCGTAACAACGTGGACAACAGCTGGGCCTCCAAGAAAATGGCTGCAACCCGGCCATTAGCTGGACTCCAGAAAGCCCAGTCTGTGCATAGTTTGGTACCACAGG ATGAGGTGCCTTCATCACGTCCACTGCTCTTCCGGGAGGCAGAGACCCAGGGCAGCTTAGGATCCTTGCCACAAGCTGGCGGCTGCTCATCTCAGCCCCACTCCTACCAGAACCACACCACCAGTTCTATGGCCAAGCTAGCGCGTAGTATTTCTGTTGGCGAGAATCCAGGCCTGACAACTGAACCTCAAGCTCCTGCACCGATCCGAATCTCACCATTCAACAAACTAGCTCTGCCTAGCAGGGCTCACCTTGTCCTGGACATCCCCAAACCACTTCCCGACCGTCCTACTCTGACCACATTCTCACCTGTATCCAAGGGCCTGGCCCACAATGAAACAGAACAATCGGGCCCCTTGGTGAGCCTAGGAAAGGCTCATACTACAGTTGAAAAGCACTCCTGTTTAGGGGAGGGTGCTACTCATAAATCTAGGACAGAGTGCCAGGCTCATCCTGGACCCAACCACCCCTGTGCCCAGCAACTGCCAGTCAACAACCTTCTCCAAGGCCCTGAGAGCTTGCAGCCCCTGTCCCCTGAGAAGACTCGTAACCCTGTGGAAAGCAGCAGGCCAGGGGTAGCCCTGAGCCAGGACTCAG AACTGGCCTTGAGTCTGCAACAGTGTGAACAGCTCGTGGCAGAGCTCCAGGGGAATGTACGCCAGGCAGTGGAGCTCTACCGTGTG GTGACCAGCTGTAAGACACCTTCGGCAGAACAAAGTCACATCACCCGTCTCCTGAGAGACACCTTCTCTTCAGTGCGACAGGAGCTCGAGGCTCTGGCTGGGGCAGTGCTGTCCAGCCCAGGTGGCAGCcctggggctgtgggggctgAGCAGACGCAGGCCCTGTTGGAGCAGTACTCTGAGCTACTGCTAAGAGCTGTGGAGCGGCGCATGGAGCGCAGACTCTGA
- the Mapkbp1 gene encoding mitogen-activated protein kinase-binding protein 1 isoform X2 encodes MMAGEGSTITSRIKNLLRSPSIKLRRSKAGNRREDLSSKVTLEKVLGVTVSGGRGLACDPRSGLVAYPAGCVVVLFNPRKHKQHHILNSSRKTITALAFSPDGKYLVTGESGHMPAVRVWDVAERSQVAELQEHKYGVACVAFSPSAKYIVSVGYQHDMIVNVWAWKKNIVVASNKVSSRVTAVSFSEDCSYFVTAGNRHIKFWYLDDSKTSKVNATVPLLGRSGLLGELRNNLFTDVACGRGKKADSTFCITSSGLLCEFSDRRLLDKWVELRNTDSFTTTVAHCISVSQEYIFCGCADGTVRLFNPSNLHFLSTLPRPHALGTDIASITEASRLFSGGVNARYPDTIALTFDPTNQWLSCVYNDHSIYVWDVRDPKKVGKVYSALYHSSCVWSVEVYPEIKDSHQACLPPSSFITCSSDNTIRLWNTESSGVHGSTLHRNILSNDLIKIIYVDGNTQALLDTELPGGDKADGSLMDPRVGIRSVCISPNGQHLASGDRMGTLRIHELQSLSEMLKVEAHDSEILCLEYSKPDTGLKLLASASRDRLIHVLDAGREYSLQQTLDEHSSSITAVKFAASDGQVRMISCGADKSIYFRTAQKSGEGVQFTRTHHVVRKTTLYDMDVEPSWKYTAIGCQDRNIRIFNISSGKQKKLFKGSQGEDGTLIKVQTDPSGIYIATSCSDKNLSIFDFSSGECVATMFGHSEIVTGMKFSNDCKHLISVSGDSCIFVWRLSSEMTISMRQRLAELRQRQRGIKQQGPTSPQRASGAKQHHAPVVPPSGPALSSDSDKEGEDEGTEEEELPALPILSKSTKKELGSSPALLRSLSHWEMSRAQDTMEFLDPAPVANTGPKRRGRWAQPGVELSVRSMLDLRQLETLAPSPRGPSQDSLAVSPAGPGKHGPQAPELSCVSQNERAPRLQTSQPCSCPHIIQLLSQEEGVFAQDLEPEPIEDGIVYPEPSDSPTMDTSAFQVQAPTGGSLGRMYPGNRGSEKHSPDSACSVDYSSSRLSSPEHPNEDSESTEPLSVDGISSDLEEPAEGDEEEEEEGGTGLCGLQEGGPRTPDQEQFLKQHFETLANGTAPGGPARVLERTESRSISSRFLLQVQTSPLREPSLSSSGLALMSRPDQVSQVSGEQLKGSGATPPGAPPEMEPSSGNSGPKQVAPVLLPRRRNNVDNSWASKKMAATRPLAGLQKAQSVHSLVPQDEVPSSRPLLFREAETQGSLGSLPQAGGCSSQPHSYQNHTTSSMAKLARSISVGENPGLTTEPQAPAPIRISPFNKLALPSRAHLVLDIPKPLPDRPTLTTFSPVSKGLAHNETEQSGPLVSLGKAHTTVEKHSCLGEGATHKSRTECQAHPGPNHPCAQQLPVNNLLQGPESLQPLSPEKTRNPVESSRPGVALSQDSELALSLQQCEQLVAELQGNVRQAVELYRVVTSCKTPSAEQSHITRLLRDTFSSVRQELEALAGAVLSSPGGSPGAVGAEQTQALLEQYSELLLRAVERRMERRL; translated from the exons GTGACCTTGGAGAAGGTCCTGGGAGTAACAGTATCTGGAGGAAGAGGACTTGCTTGTGACCCCCGATCTGGCTTAGTTGCCTACCCAGCAGG GTGTGTGGTCGTCCTCTTCAATCCCCGGAAGCACAAACAGCACCACATCCTCAACAGCTCCAG GAAAACCATTACTGCCCTTGCCTTCTCCCCTGATGGCAAGTACTTGGTCACTGGAGAG AGTGGGCACATGCCTGCCGTGCGGGTTTGGGATGTGGCTGAACGTAGCCAGGTGGCAGAGCTACAGGAGCATAAGTATGGTGTGGCTTGTGTGGCTTTCTCCCCAAGTGCCAAGTACATTGTGTCTGTGGGCTACCAGCATGACATGATTGTCAACGTGTGGGCCTGGAAG AAAAACATCGTAGTGGCCTCCAACAAAGTATCTAGTCGGGTAACCGCAGTGTCCTTTTCTGAAGACTGCAGCTACTTTGTCACTGCAGGCAACCGGCACATCAAATTCTGGTACCTGGATGACAGTAAGACCTCAAAG GTGAATGCCACTGTGCCCCTGCTGGGCCGCTCAGGGCTGCTGGGGGAGCTGAGGAACAACCTGTTCACTGATGTGGCCTGTGGCCGAGGGAAAAAGGCTGACAGCACTTTCTGTATCACGTCGTCGGGGCTGCTGTGCGAGTTCAGCGATCGCAGGCTTCTGGACAAATGGGTGGAGCTAAGG AACACAGACAGCTTCACA ACCACTGTGGCCCACTGCATCTCTGTCAGCCAAGAATACATCTTCTGTGGCTGTGCTGATGGCACTGTGCGCCTTTTCAACCCTTCCAACCTGCACTTCCTCAGCACCCTACCCAGACCCCATGCCCTTGGAACAGACATTGCCAGCATCACTGAGGCCAG TCGCCTCTTTTCTGGAGGGGTCAATGCAAGGTACCCAGACACCATTGCCTTGACCTTCGATCCAACTAATCAGTGGCTATCTTGTGTATACAACGACCACAGCATCTATGTTTGGGATGTGAGGGACCCCAAGAAAGTGGGGAAGGTGTACTCCGCTCTGTATCACTCCTCCTGTGTCTGGAGTGTGGAG GTCTACCCTGAGATCAAGGACAGTCACCAGGCCTGTCTTCCCCCCAGTTCCTTTATTACTTGCTCCTCAGACAACACCATCCGCCTGTGGAACacagagagctctggggtacaTGGCTCTACCCTGCACCGCAACATCCTCAGCAAT GATCTCATTAAGATCATCTATGTGGATGGGAACACTCAGGCTTTGTTGGACACTGAGCTGCCTGGAGGAGACAAAGCTGATGGGTCGCTGATGGACCCCCGAGTGGGCATCCGGTCCGTGTGTATTAGTCCCAATGGGCAGCACCTGGCCTCGGGAGACCGCATGGGGACACTTAG GATACATGAACTGCAGTCCTTGAGTGAGATGCTGAAAGTGGAGGCCCACGACTCTGAGATCTTGTGCCTGGAGTACTCTAAGCCAGACACAG GTTTGAAACTGCTAGCATCGGCAAGCCGGGACCGTCTGATCCACGTGCTGGATGCTGGCCGGGAATATAGTCTACAGCAGACACTGGACGAGCATTCATCTTCCATCACTGCTGTCAAGTTTGCAG CCAGTGATGGGCAAGTGCGAATGATTAGCTGTGGTGCAGACAAGAGCATTTACTTCCGAACTGCACAGAAG TCTGGAGAAGGAGTACAATTTACACGAACGCACCACGTGGTACGGAAGACAACTCTCTATGACATGGACGTGGAGCCCAGCTGGAAGTACACGGCCATCGGCTGCCAAGACCGGAATATTCG GATCTTTAACATTAGCAGCGGAAAGCAGAAAAAGCTGTTTAAAGGGTCACAGGGTGAAGATGGCACTCTCATTAAG GTGCAGACAGACCCCTCAGGGATCTACATTGCCACTAGCTGTTCCGATAAGAATCTCTCCATTTTTGACTTCTCCTCAGGCGAGTGTGTGGCCACCATGTTTGGCCACTCAG AGATTGTCACTGGCATGAAATTTAGTAACGATTGCAAACATCTCATCTCTGTGTCAGGGGACAG CTGCATCTTTGTCTGGCGTCTGAGCTCTGAGATGACCATCAGCATGAGGCAGCGCCTGGCTGAACTGCGGCAGCGCCAGCGAGGGATCAAGCAGCAAGGACCAACCTCTCCCCAGAGGGCTTCTGGAGCCAAGCA GCACCATGCTCCAGTGGTACCCCCTTCTGGACCAGCTCTTTCCTCAGACAGTGACAAGGAGGGAGAAGATGAGGGTACTGAAGAAGAAGAACTGCCAGCTCTGCCCATCCTTAGCAAGAGCACCAAGAAAGAACTAG GCTCTAGTCCAGCCTTGCTCCGAAGCCTGTCCCACTGGGAAATGAGTCGG GCACAGGACACCATGGAGTTCCTGGACCCAGCTCCTGTAGCTAACACAGGACCTAAAAGAAGAGGGCGCTGGGCTCAGCCAGGTGTGGAGCTCAGTGTTCGCTCCATGTTGGACTTGAGACAGCTAGAGACCTTAGCCCCGAGCCCTCGAGGCCCTAGCCAGGACTCACTGGCTGTGTCCCCAGCTGGTCCTGGGAAGCATGGTCCACAGGCCCCTGAGCTGTCATGTGTCAGTCAG AATGAAAGGGCCCCTCGGCTTCAGACCTCCCAACCCTGCTCCTGCCCCCACATTATCCAATTGTTGTCACAAGAGGAAGGAGTCTTTGCCCAAGATCTGGAGCCTGAACCCATTGAAGATGGTATTGTCTACCCGGAACCCAGTGACAGCCCTACCATGGATACCAG TGCGTTTCAGGTGCAGGCTCCAACTGGAGGATCCCTAGGAAGAATGTACCCAGGCAACAGGGGCTCAGAAAAGCACAGTCCTGACAGTGCATGCTCTGTGGATTACAGCAGCAGCCGGCTTTCCAGCCCTGAACACCCTAATGAAG aCTCTGAGAGCACAGAGCCCCTAAGTGTGGATGGCATCTCCTCAGACCTGGAAGAGCCAGCCGAGggtgatgaagaggaggaagaagagggaggcaCTGGCCTCTGTGGGCTACAGGAAGGCGGCCCTCGTACCCCGGATCAGGAACAGTTTCTAAAACAGCACTTTGAGACTCTGGCCAATGGGACTGCTCCAG GGGGCCCAGCACGGGTGCTAGAGAGGACAGAGTCTCGGAGCATCTCATCACGATTCCTTCTGCAAGTGCAGACCTCCCCACTCAG GGAACCATCCCTATCCTCCTCAGGCTTGGCCCTGATGTCCAGACCTGACCAGGTATCACAGGTGTCTGGTGAGCAGCTGAAAGGCAGTGGTGCCACTCCTCCAGGAGCACCCCCAGAAATGGAACCCTCTTCTGGCAACTCAGGCCCCAAGCAGGTGGCTCCTGTGCTGTTGCCACGACGGCGTAACAACGTGGACAACAGCTGGGCCTCCAAGAAAATGGCTGCAACCCGGCCATTAGCTGGACTCCAGAAAGCCCAGTCTGTGCATAGTTTGGTACCACAGG ATGAGGTGCCTTCATCACGTCCACTGCTCTTCCGGGAGGCAGAGACCCAGGGCAGCTTAGGATCCTTGCCACAAGCTGGCGGCTGCTCATCTCAGCCCCACTCCTACCAGAACCACACCACCAGTTCTATGGCCAAGCTAGCGCGTAGTATTTCTGTTGGCGAGAATCCAGGCCTGACAACTGAACCTCAAGCTCCTGCACCGATCCGAATCTCACCATTCAACAAACTAGCTCTGCCTAGCAGGGCTCACCTTGTCCTGGACATCCCCAAACCACTTCCCGACCGTCCTACTCTGACCACATTCTCACCTGTATCCAAGGGCCTGGCCCACAATGAAACAGAACAATCGGGCCCCTTGGTGAGCCTAGGAAAGGCTCATACTACAGTTGAAAAGCACTCCTGTTTAGGGGAGGGTGCTACTCATAAATCTAGGACAGAGTGCCAGGCTCATCCTGGACCCAACCACCCCTGTGCCCAGCAACTGCCAGTCAACAACCTTCTCCAAGGCCCTGAGAGCTTGCAGCCCCTGTCCCCTGAGAAGACTCGTAACCCTGTGGAAAGCAGCAGGCCAGGGGTAGCCCTGAGCCAGGACTCAG AACTGGCCTTGAGTCTGCAACAGTGTGAACAGCTCGTGGCAGAGCTCCAGGGGAATGTACGCCAGGCAGTGGAGCTCTACCGTGTG GTGACCAGCTGTAAGACACCTTCGGCAGAACAAAGTCACATCACCCGTCTCCTGAGAGACACCTTCTCTTCAGTGCGACAGGAGCTCGAGGCTCTGGCTGGGGCAGTGCTGTCCAGCCCAGGTGGCAGCcctggggctgtgggggctgAGCAGACGCAGGCCCTGTTGGAGCAGTACTCTGAGCTACTGCTAAGAGCTGTGGAGCGGCGCATGGAGCGCAGACTCTGA